GTAGTTTATTGCAATATGGCTCttgtatttaaaatataaaatttacacATCACGGAAATTTCAATCACATTAATACCCTATTAATGATATCAACATTTCTTATAAAGCTGCTTTTACCATGTATTTATATAACAAAAAATTAAGATCTCACACTCAAAACCAACTTCAAATTAAACCAAGCAATCCAAAATTATCACTTGCATGTTCATGTTAGATATACATCCATGCAcaattcctttaatttttttttttcattttgcaTACCTTTCAGCTTTCACATTACAGGAACCTTAAGAGCAAAtgaattccataattaatcaggactttcttgtttaatttttttattctgaTAATATAGTATACATTCTAATATCTATATGACTATACACAGTTAAACTCTTCTATTTACAATTCATTTTTACCATAAATATCACCAAAAGATTAAATGTATAATCAACCATATAACATAAATTATATAATGGTGCTTTGCTCCCTACTTTGAGACAAATGCATATCAGAAAAACTAATAGACTCGTGGATTTTAACCTTTAGGATGTGTTTGGTAGGAGGTTAAAAAATTAAGGGTTAAATGTTACCCTTATAAGTTTTACCCTTTAAAAagagtaattattaatttaaacccCCAAGATTAACATTTAATCCTCAATaatgcataaatattaatgaggtaAAAAGTTAACCCAATCTCTTTAAGTATCCAAACAACATTGATAAGGGTTAAAAGTTACAAGGGTAACAATTACCCCTTTATTAGCCTCGTAGCAAACACTCATTTAGGGTTTAGGAAGGCTTAACGTCAGCAAGAAAATCTACATTTGTATTTGGCTTAAtgctacttctttttttttttttttttttttttgcttgttTGTTTTTCAGTAATGCACGTGTTTAATAACAGCACTATATGAAAACGTAAGAAAATGTGAGGTAGAACACAAAGATAATAGAATACACAAAGGAAACAATACCTTAAGAACTCTATTAATTCTCAATTGTCAATAATAATAACTCTCGAAAACTAACTAAATCACATAGGTATTTATCGACTAGTAGAAGAAGGTCCCGCTCAAAATGATTCaataataaattgatttgataGCTCATCAAACTCAATATCATGGAAATGGAAATCATCCAACAAGCTAATAGTGGCTATTTAGTCAGTTGTTGAGAATACCAGTAATGACAATTGTTTGCAAGGGTGGTAGGCAAAGGCGGGTATCAAGTGGTAACAGTCTAAAAGTGAGAGAAACcattttttcccctttttttttgaCCCCTAATCTATACCATATCATTTTCCTACAAGTTTTCATGTccacaaaattgtgaatgaaattTCTCAGTTAAAAATACATATAGCAGCATATTATGACTAATAAGGAGAATAAGGGGCTGTGATTCTATGtggaagtaacaaaatagttatggTGGTCAGTGGTAGTTTTGGAGTTGAAATTGTAATAAATGAGCAGAACGGAAGTTAGCAGAGTTGGCTGGGAATTAGTTAGAGATTGGTGGGAACAGGAACTAGTGAGATCTAAAGCTGTATAAATAACAGCTATTGTAACTAGAGAAACGATTCTGGAACATTACCAATCAAATTCTCATTCTTCTCTCTCTaaattcttttctttctcttctctcTGTCTTTTCTCtcattcttttctttcctccatatTCTCAGCTACACTTGATAGCAGGGTTCTTCTACATAACACAATAATATATAAAACTAGCTTGGtggtttgatgagtttttaatttTTGTGAAGTTGAGTTTGCCCTCAACTTCATGAACATTGACTCAGCTAATGAATTAAAGAGAGAGACATAAAATgaggagaaagaaaagaagaaaaaggaatacCCTATTCCTAAGTACTGATTAATatagtatttttataaaattatcagGATTGTGTGGTGGGGGATATATGTTGGACATAATTCCACGGGTTTTACATTTGGTTTTGGGCAAATAGGTGAAATGGGAAGCATATCAGAATGCCTtgatttggatctgtatttggcaGCCTGagggaaatttaaaaaatatatattttttgttaaagttggacaattggacattagTTGCCATCAAGAAAACAGGATTTTATTTGTTTTCACTTTGTAAGGATTAGTCGGAAGTTTTACTTCAGCAGTGAACAGACACGAGCTTTGACTAAATGTCAACTTTCAAGTCATTGGCATTCTAGCTTCACATTAACAGATCCCAAAGAATCCTCGTAtggtgtttatcatttttccatgcaaaaatGAAAGAGCAGATAATCTCAGAAACGATTTTATTGCTTTATATACACAGCATATAAAGCTCAGTTATTAGTTTACCACGTCCAGTCTTCAGAAAGTTATATATTATTTATGCATTAATCAGTTCAAGCGAGCAGTAGTCAAAGACTTACTGGTATTGATGCATTGAGACTTGCACCACCAATAAGACTTCCATTCTGAAAGTTCTTTGGAAAGACATCTTTGCCAAATTTGTGGTCCCTATCACTTTTCCATGAGATACCCTTTTTATTCACATGCAACTGCTCGTTGTTGCGGGAGAAACTATAAGTATCATTAAACAAACTCCAGGCTATTAGACCACATGGTACAATTGCAGCCCCATTCGTATCTTCAGGCTTACAAGTACTGGTTTCATTCTCGCCACTAGGACTTCTCAGTTGCTCATCGCTTCGGCTCTTCACATACCTGAACTATAGAACTATCATTACAATAATATCAAATAATGAGTAGTTCACTACAGATaaattcaattaaatgtttttacgcTTTCAACCAACAACCACCGTTTTGTAAGACTCAAATCCTAAAAGGTTAACAGCAGTATATCGAAAGTATTGAACATTCTATTAATATTTATCATTACAATATTAGATAAATTACTTGGAAAAAAAGAGATgatgaaaataatgaaaaattgtaTGTGGAAATATATTTACCAAAATGTATTAGAAACTTCGGTCATAGCAAACAGCAATTAAGGATCTATATGGAATTAATTCCCTCATACAGAAACAAATTTTAGTATAATATAATTCCGAGGTGGTAGTATTATCTACTTTTAAAAATTCGCAAAATCCCAGTACACTTCCTGCACCCAATGTAATCTGCAGGATCAATAACATCCAATTCCTACCTACTTTTCTGCACTTGATGATCTGAAATGTTCATGATCCCAACAAGATTGTAATGAATAATTACCTTACTGTTCCGTAACTCTTACATGGTTTTTTGAATCCTTAGAAGCTAATGGAGGATATGACAATGGTCAATTACATACCTGCGATGATTCTGGTAAAAGTTGTCAAGCTGATAATACACATAAATAGGCTGCTTCATGTGCTTAGTCACCTGAAAGAGAAAATGTAGTTAAAAAGTAGATCAGTTTATCAATTGAATAAGGATATCATGCTTGCCAATAGCTATGTTTTGCTGGCTCATTTGATATATGAGATGACCACGTACTGTAATTCATGTTAAAGAACCAATTACTACTCCAGTAACATCAGCCACTGATAATATTATTTACAACACagaaaacaacaacaacaattaaTAGTGATTATAACAGTAATACACTCATGCAGAGTACCCTTACTTTTAATGTCCTGTTGCATGTTGTATTAGCAGAACTTCGAATATATCCAACCTTATCGGTTCTATTTTGTTCAGGAATGCATTCAGTGTCATAGCGGTCAACAATTTCAACAACCTGATTAAACAGCAGGAAATCCACAATCAAATACAAATATAACTGTAAAAGATATGCATGACATCATGATTATGGGAAAAATCAAGCTTACATCTCGGGAAGCAAACAAGGAAACAACTCCAATAGGAATGAAGATAATGCTAACAAGCATAAATGCAGAAATCACCTGCACAtagttttcaaagtttattaCTTCCCATCACACCAATTGCGTAACAAATTAGACACTGGAATGCTTAAGAAATTATAGAAGATTACCCATCGTGGCGTGAGAATTGGTTTACAAGCTGGAAGTTCTTGTTGGGTAAACTTTGAATCtgaaaaaagagaaaataacaTTAAGTACATTAAAGAACtttcaagaaaaagaaaaaaaaaatcagtgaaTTTGTGAACTAATTGCTCCAAGAATAATACAAAAGATAATGCTGTTCAACAATTTATTATTCCCTTCTCTTTTTTTATCAATACCATCATTTAGCCACTCAATATGACCACCTGCACATCTTAATAAAGGCAAATAGTCTACATATAATTTTCCTCATGGGCACATAGTCTACATATAATTTTCCTCATGGGCACATAGTCTAAATATAATTTTCCTCATGGAACATAATGAGGGCATCCATGCCCACAAGGTTCCTCGTATTGCAAGGGTGGGGGAGAGTTGTCTATTCCAATATATTcccaaaaatttcaaacattTGAGTCCTCAACCAATTTAGAAATTTGTGTGATCTAGACAATTTACTTATGAATATGCCTACTACTTTAAACATTCTTTTTTCAGTTTTAACTTAGATTGATGAGTATGATGGCAAGAAAAGGCACGGCTTTAGATGgttgcaagaaaaaaaaaaagaaaatattaaaattgtatTGCATGATTGGGATTTATAAAGAAACAGACATATCTCAGAATGTATTTTGCTGCTGAATTCATAGTTATTTTCTGCTCTAGCAACCATGATCCAGGCTGTTATTAACGAAGTTCAACTACCAAAACCTAATCAAAGAAGTATTTCCTAGCAGCATATCTAGATAAAGCATCTAAACTAACAAGAAGCTCCAACAATAGAACTAACTAACAATtgtaaatttcaaaaaaaaaaaaaaaaaaaaactaattgttTCCAAATTTATCGTataacaaggaaaaaaaaatagaaacaaAGCAAAATAAGAATAACCATCAAGAATATGCAAAAGACTCCACATGGGTACCGTTTCATCTCAGGTATAAACCctcaaaaagattaaaaaaaataaatttaaaagagaGAAGCAAAAAAGGGGgctaaaaaagagaaaatcacatttgGGTCGCTTTGAATTTCCCCTAGGAGCAGCAGAATGAGCTGATCCATTAGCTCCTGCGCTAGACGACGCCGCATTATTACTCATCGGATGGAGGAACCAAGTTCTCTTCTCTAAACAGGAAAGAAAAAACAAAGAGAAAGAAGGCGGAGATCACtatgagaaagaagaagaagagattgaGAGATTTGAAGACAGAAGGACAAGAAATATATTTGTAGTAAGAGAGGGAGATGAAATTGTTGGCTTGACTTGGGAAAGAGCAGAGCGCAGGCAGCAGTCAGGCGAGCAAACGCCCTCTTATGCAAGGACTCAACTTTCTTACTATTTTGGAGATAGATGTGTTGGCTTTCACCTAGTGCCGTTTTGGGCTTCCACGTTGAAGTTGTAATCGGTATTTAGAATGATGATCGAGTAGAATCGATTTTCACATATATTCTTATGTATATTATAAGATGTAGAATCGAAACTAGATTTATTTTATATTcagtgaaaattaatttaaaattatttttttatatattttattgttatttttaattttaattaattatataaaaatgcaaaacaatatttttatatttgttcattataattttttataaataattgtcattgtaattataattttccaattttatttaattataaaaaaatataaaagtattgttttctatattttaatttaaataatcatAAGTAACTATAACCGTAATTTTAATTAactatatgaaaataaaaaattataatttaattttttattttaattaatgatatgaaaatattatttttatatttcttattttaattaaaaatatgaaattttaattaattgaaacaTTTTAGAAAGTACACAAGTGAAATTAAGTATTTATCCTTcaacttaattttattttattaatttgcttAATTGAAGATAGAAGGCAAATAAATATCATAAGGCATGGACAGTTAGTTTGGAGAGCAATCAACTGAGGTTTAAAGAAGTTATAAATAGTGGGCagataactttcaacaattacaAAACGTGAATGTGACTTTATAAAttctttaattataaaaaaaatataaaagtattgttttttatattttgatttaaataatcaaaagtaactataaccataattttaattaattatatgaaaataaaaaaatataatttaattttttattttaattaatgatatgaaaatattatttttatatttttttattttaattaaaaatatgaaattttaattaattgaaacaTTTCAGAAAGTACATAAGTGAAATTAAGTATTTATCCTTctacttaattttattttattagtttgcttAATTGAAGATAGAAGGCAAATAAATATTATCAGGCATGGGCAGTTAGTTTGGAGAGCAATCAACTGAGGTTTAAATGAAGTTACAAATAGTGggcaaataactttcaacaattacaGAACGTGAATGTGACTTTATAAATTCTTCTAGGTACCTGTAAAAAGAACTGCAAGTTGGATGGATAGCAACTTAAAAGGCCCCAACAATTCAGCCAACCAATTCAACAAACAACAATTCAATCAATCAACAAAAAATTGTAGCAGTCCAATCAATCCAAGACTCTAGCAATCACTTTCAATTTCTAAGTATTAGTCATTTCAAGTTCTAATGCAATTTCAATTTATAAGCATTGTATTTACTTTCAATCAAGCAATACCATTTCAATTACCAATTCATTTCAGTGAAACAACCTCTCATATTTTAGTTTACTCTACAATCAAAGGTGAAACTGTGTAAAGTATAGCTGGTTCCTACATTCATTTGATCTAGAAATTAATGCCACATTTCAATTGATACTCTCAGTATCTGACATGGCCGCATTCAAGCCGTTTGTTAGCCAAATTATTTTTATAGCAAATAATTATCATTCCCATTCATATATTTTGATTCCTTAGGTTATAAAGAGGAATGTTGATTCCCTTAGTTGTGGGAATCAGATTCCCTAATTTatagaattgagaatgaaaaaaACTGAGTTAATTTTTTTGCTAACCAAATGGGGTCTTAattcctatattttaataaaattactttcCTTATACTCTTTATTTAGTCCATTTATTTTGGCAAAACTAATTAGTTTCTATATTTTTGACAATATTTTGCAAAAcatattcttgaataaaaataaaaattttgatgtgTGGATCTGAAATTGCATTATTTTGAATTGTTAAGATTGTTAAATGTGACTTTCTGTATCCGTTGTAAGATTGTTATGATCTacataattttattttgtcaaacaAAGGATTTCTTAAAATTATTCTCCTAGGAAGAGCATACTCATAGACCTTTACTCTCTCATTTCTTTTACAATTGTTCAACATATTTAATACCTTAACTTTGGGAAGATTCCCTTAAGGAACCTTTTTACTGATCATATCTTCAACTTTAATGGCATCCTATTAATCACACTCAactttacttttcttttcttttattattaagtCTACTCTTGATATTGAAATACCTAAGAGGGGGGTCTTTGATTATCCCATTAGACTTCCATTA
The sequence above is a segment of the Hevea brasiliensis isolate MT/VB/25A 57/8 chromosome 11, ASM3005281v1, whole genome shotgun sequence genome. Coding sequences within it:
- the LOC110654092 gene encoding ALA-interacting subunit 3 isoform X1; the encoded protein is MSNNAASSSAGANGSAHSAAPRGNSKRPKYSKFTQQELPACKPILTPRWVISAFMLVSIIFIPIGVVSLFASRDVVEIVDRYDTECIPEQNRTDKVGYIRSSANTTCNRTLKVTKHMKQPIYVYYQLDNFYQNHRRYVKSRSDEQLRSPSGENETSTCKPEDTNGAAIVPCGLIAWSLFNDTYSFSRNNEQLHVNKKGISWKSDRDHKFGKDVFPKNFQNGSLIGGASLNASIPLSEQEDLIVWMRTAALPTFRKLYGKIQKDLQPDDEIHVILQNNYNTYSFNGKKKLVLSTTSWLGGKNDFLGIAYLTVGGLCFFLAMCFTVVYLVKPRRLGDPSYLSWNRTPGGH
- the LOC110654092 gene encoding ALA-interacting subunit 3 isoform X2 gives rise to the protein MSNNAASSSAGANGSAHSAAPRGNSKRPKYSKFTQQELPACKPILTPRWVISAFMLVSIIFIPIGVVSLFASRDVVEIVDRYDTECIPEQNRTDKVGYIRSSANTTCNRTLKVTKHMKQPIYVYYQLDNFYQNHRRYVKSRSDEQLRSPSGENETSTCKPEDTNGAAIVPCGLIAWSLFNDTYSFSRNNEQLHVNKKGISWKSDRDHKFGKDVFPKNFQNGSLIGGASLNASIPLSEQEDLIVWMRTAALPTFRKLYGKIQKDLQPDDEIHVILQNNYNTYSFNGKKKLVLSTTSWLGGKNDFLGIAYLTVGGLCFFLAMCFTVVYLVKPRLGDPSYLSWNRTPGGH